From Corticium candelabrum chromosome 13, ooCorCand1.1, whole genome shotgun sequence, a single genomic window includes:
- the LOC134189320 gene encoding integrin beta-1-A-like isoform X1 produces the protein MSCRVMWMKVLSSLLTLSFIFVPSCRGQGSESLCEAETECGKCISASPDCAWCGDEESVLTTRCRPRASWTEQNCKEVFYPRGRVDTVEKVDFSETVQISPQQFNISMRPGETVTFNVTVRLADNYPVDLYYLMDLSYSMDDDLDVLPTIARQMQQGLKNRTKRVRLGFGTFIEKPVFPFSEENSEFAVDVAGFTFVNNLPLSKDIQKFIDKVKEQRTYFNLDEPEGSLDALIQVIACQREIKWQSDARRIVVVATDYGFHIAGDGKLGGAVVPHDGNCYLDKTGKGGKYRDDVARRLDYPSISLIDEKLTSENIIPVFAVTENVEQNYTGLAGELTAGFVGKLDNNSGNVAQLIQDIYDDIVSSVIPITPRRDGLNIGIKAFCPEGAVKGPKGTECHQVPLGTEATFMFSVTADSCEDIERIQSGVEIKFVGLGNNVKLAFTPVCDCDCEKQRSTNSSQCNGGSLVCGHCECLPGSFGRNCECEKDSAETEKSCHVISAQNSTNDVQAQQCYGHGECVCGLCLCQENFIGPYCQCNRLSCDRGFNGLICSNQGQCNCKAIEGSPHCDCSCTCQAGFTGPDCDCTTSTYECKAKQSDAFVCSKHGQCECGKCVCDEGYIGLLCDTALSNPNTIDDICAAHEDCAECLAFASGPKARTCSEATCPQLLFDTELPDGVIETDCPNRKTDDDCEYSFSVLLNRDNTVYGIRLKSEKKCPKSFPYLFVILGLVIGLLILFLIPLIIWKLVTWYLDNKEYTQFQKDQKEAQWSKTQNPIYQQPVQRNVNPAFGRGATQYT, from the exons ATGTCTTGTAGAGTGATGTGGATGAAGGTTTTGAGTTCACTGCTGACGCTTTCCTTCATTTTTGTTCCATCCTGTCGAG GACAAGGGAGTGAAAGTCTTTGTGAAGCTGAGACTGAGTGTGGAAAGTGCATTTCGGCTTCTCCAGACTGTGCTTGGTGTGGTGATGAG GAAAGTGTATTGACCACACGTTGTAGACCTCGGGCTTCCTGGACAGAACAGAACTGCAAAGAGGTTTTTTATCCTAGAGGAAGAGTGGATACTGTTGAG AAAGTTGACTTTTCTGAGACAGTCCAGATATCACCTCAGCAATTTAATATTTCAATGCGGCCAG GAGAAACGGTCACATTTAACGTGACTGTTCGTCTCGCTGATAACTACCCGGTCGATCTTTATTACTTGATGGATTTGTCATACTCTATGGATGATGATCTCGATGTACTGCCTACGATTGCCAGGCAAATGC AGCAAGGCTTGAAAAACAGAACAAAGAGAGTTCGTCTTGGTTTTGGGACGTTCATTGAGAAGCCGGTTTTTCCATTTTCAGAAGAAAA TTCTGAGTTTGCCGTCGACGTTGCTGGATTTACGTTTGTTAACAACCTTCCTCTATCGAAAGACATTCAGAAGTTTATTGACAAAGTGAAGGAGCAACGAACTTACTTTAATTTGGATGAGCCTGAGGGTTCACTAGATGCCTTGATTCAAGTGATTGCTTGTCAAAGG GAAATAAAATGGCAGAGTGATGCTAGAcggattgttgttgttgcaactGATTATGGATTTCACATTGCTGGAGACGGCAAA TTGGGAGGAGCTGTAGTACCTCACGATGGCAACTGTTATCTGGATAAAACAGGGAAGGGAGGAAAGTACAGGGACGATGTAGCAAGAAGATTG GATTATCCATCAATTTCTCTTATCGATGAAAAACTGACTTCTGAGAACATCATCCCAGTCTTTGCTGTCACAGAAAACGTTGAACAGAATTACACA GGTCTTGCAGGCGAGCTGACCGCTGGATTTGTGGGAAAGTTGGATAACAACTCTGGCAATGTTGCTCAACTTATTCAAGATATTTATGAC GACATTGTGTCTAGTGTCATTCCGATTACCCCACGTCGTGATGGTTTAAACATTGGAATCAAGGCTTTTTGTCCTGA AGGTGCTGTTAAGGGACCAAAAGGTACAGAATGTCACCAGGTTCCACTGGGCACGGAG GCTACGTTTATGTTCAGTGTTACGGCGGATAGTTGTGAAGACATTGAACGAATACAGTCTGG TGTTGAGATTAAGTTTGTTGGATTGGGTAATAACGTGAAGTTGGCGTTCACTCCCGTATGCGACTGTGACTGTGAGAAACAGAGG AGTACAAATTCAAGTCAATGTAATGGAGGCTCACTGGTTTGTGGACATTGTGAATGTTTGCCTGGAAG CTTTGGACGTAATTGTGAATGTGAAAAAGACAGTGCTGAAACCGAGAAGAGTTGCCA TGTGATCAGTGCACAAAATTCTACTAATGATGTTCAGGCTCAGCAATGTTATGGTCATGGAGAGTGTGTATGTGGCTTGTGTCTTTGCCAAGAG AATTTCATTGGTCCGTACTGTCAGTGTAATAGACTCTCATGTGATAGAGGTTTCAATGGACTCATAT GTAGTAACCAAGGACAGTGTAACTGCAAGGCCATAGAGGGCAGCCCTCATTGCGACTGTAGTTGTACCTGTCAAGCTGGCTTTACAGGACCAGACTGTGACTGCACTACCTCAACTTATGAATGCAAGGCAAAGCAATCG GATGCATTTGTTTGCAGCAAACATGGCCAGTGTGAGTGTGGAAAATGTGTATGTGACGAAGGCTACATTGGACTTCTCTGTGATACTGCGTTGTCTAACCCAAACACG ATCGATGACATTTGTGCAGCACATGAAGACTGTGCAGAATGCCTCGCCTTTGCTAGTGGCCCTAAAGCAAGGACCTGCTCAGAAGCCACTTGTCCTCAGCTACTGTTTGATACAGAGCTGCCTGACG GTGTTATTGAAACTGACTGTCCTAATCGTAAAACGGACGACGATTGTGAATATTCGTTCTCGGTTCTGCTCAATAGAGACAACACAGTGTACGGGATTAGGCTCAAATCAG AAAAGAAGTGTCCAAAGTCATTTCCGTATCTATTCGTTATTTTGGGTTTGGTGATTGGTCTTCTTATTCTCTTTCTCATTCCTCTGATCATATGGAAATTGGTGACATGGTACTTG GACAATAAAGAGTATACCCAGTTTCAGAAAGATCAGAAAGAGGCACAGTGGAGCAAG ACTCAAAATCCTATTTATCAGCAGCCTGTGCAACGGAATGTCAATCCTGCATTTGGCAGAGGCGCAACACAATACACATAA
- the LOC134189320 gene encoding integrin beta-1-A-like isoform X2, protein MWMKVLSSLLTLSFIFVPSCRGQGSESLCEAETECGKCISASPDCAWCGDEESVLTTRCRPRASWTEQNCKEVFYPRGRVDTVEKVDFSETVQISPQQFNISMRPGETVTFNVTVRLADNYPVDLYYLMDLSYSMDDDLDVLPTIARQMQQGLKNRTKRVRLGFGTFIEKPVFPFSEENSEFAVDVAGFTFVNNLPLSKDIQKFIDKVKEQRTYFNLDEPEGSLDALIQVIACQREIKWQSDARRIVVVATDYGFHIAGDGKLGGAVVPHDGNCYLDKTGKGGKYRDDVARRLDYPSISLIDEKLTSENIIPVFAVTENVEQNYTGLAGELTAGFVGKLDNNSGNVAQLIQDIYDDIVSSVIPITPRRDGLNIGIKAFCPEGAVKGPKGTECHQVPLGTEATFMFSVTADSCEDIERIQSGVEIKFVGLGNNVKLAFTPVCDCDCEKQRSTNSSQCNGGSLVCGHCECLPGSFGRNCECEKDSAETEKSCHVISAQNSTNDVQAQQCYGHGECVCGLCLCQENFIGPYCQCNRLSCDRGFNGLICSNQGQCNCKAIEGSPHCDCSCTCQAGFTGPDCDCTTSTYECKAKQSDAFVCSKHGQCECGKCVCDEGYIGLLCDTALSNPNTIDDICAAHEDCAECLAFASGPKARTCSEATCPQLLFDTELPDGVIETDCPNRKTDDDCEYSFSVLLNRDNTVYGIRLKSEKKCPKSFPYLFVILGLVIGLLILFLIPLIIWKLVTWYLDNKEYTQFQKDQKEAQWSKTQNPIYQQPVQRNVNPAFGRGATQYT, encoded by the exons ATGTGGATGAAGGTTTTGAGTTCACTGCTGACGCTTTCCTTCATTTTTGTTCCATCCTGTCGAG GACAAGGGAGTGAAAGTCTTTGTGAAGCTGAGACTGAGTGTGGAAAGTGCATTTCGGCTTCTCCAGACTGTGCTTGGTGTGGTGATGAG GAAAGTGTATTGACCACACGTTGTAGACCTCGGGCTTCCTGGACAGAACAGAACTGCAAAGAGGTTTTTTATCCTAGAGGAAGAGTGGATACTGTTGAG AAAGTTGACTTTTCTGAGACAGTCCAGATATCACCTCAGCAATTTAATATTTCAATGCGGCCAG GAGAAACGGTCACATTTAACGTGACTGTTCGTCTCGCTGATAACTACCCGGTCGATCTTTATTACTTGATGGATTTGTCATACTCTATGGATGATGATCTCGATGTACTGCCTACGATTGCCAGGCAAATGC AGCAAGGCTTGAAAAACAGAACAAAGAGAGTTCGTCTTGGTTTTGGGACGTTCATTGAGAAGCCGGTTTTTCCATTTTCAGAAGAAAA TTCTGAGTTTGCCGTCGACGTTGCTGGATTTACGTTTGTTAACAACCTTCCTCTATCGAAAGACATTCAGAAGTTTATTGACAAAGTGAAGGAGCAACGAACTTACTTTAATTTGGATGAGCCTGAGGGTTCACTAGATGCCTTGATTCAAGTGATTGCTTGTCAAAGG GAAATAAAATGGCAGAGTGATGCTAGAcggattgttgttgttgcaactGATTATGGATTTCACATTGCTGGAGACGGCAAA TTGGGAGGAGCTGTAGTACCTCACGATGGCAACTGTTATCTGGATAAAACAGGGAAGGGAGGAAAGTACAGGGACGATGTAGCAAGAAGATTG GATTATCCATCAATTTCTCTTATCGATGAAAAACTGACTTCTGAGAACATCATCCCAGTCTTTGCTGTCACAGAAAACGTTGAACAGAATTACACA GGTCTTGCAGGCGAGCTGACCGCTGGATTTGTGGGAAAGTTGGATAACAACTCTGGCAATGTTGCTCAACTTATTCAAGATATTTATGAC GACATTGTGTCTAGTGTCATTCCGATTACCCCACGTCGTGATGGTTTAAACATTGGAATCAAGGCTTTTTGTCCTGA AGGTGCTGTTAAGGGACCAAAAGGTACAGAATGTCACCAGGTTCCACTGGGCACGGAG GCTACGTTTATGTTCAGTGTTACGGCGGATAGTTGTGAAGACATTGAACGAATACAGTCTGG TGTTGAGATTAAGTTTGTTGGATTGGGTAATAACGTGAAGTTGGCGTTCACTCCCGTATGCGACTGTGACTGTGAGAAACAGAGG AGTACAAATTCAAGTCAATGTAATGGAGGCTCACTGGTTTGTGGACATTGTGAATGTTTGCCTGGAAG CTTTGGACGTAATTGTGAATGTGAAAAAGACAGTGCTGAAACCGAGAAGAGTTGCCA TGTGATCAGTGCACAAAATTCTACTAATGATGTTCAGGCTCAGCAATGTTATGGTCATGGAGAGTGTGTATGTGGCTTGTGTCTTTGCCAAGAG AATTTCATTGGTCCGTACTGTCAGTGTAATAGACTCTCATGTGATAGAGGTTTCAATGGACTCATAT GTAGTAACCAAGGACAGTGTAACTGCAAGGCCATAGAGGGCAGCCCTCATTGCGACTGTAGTTGTACCTGTCAAGCTGGCTTTACAGGACCAGACTGTGACTGCACTACCTCAACTTATGAATGCAAGGCAAAGCAATCG GATGCATTTGTTTGCAGCAAACATGGCCAGTGTGAGTGTGGAAAATGTGTATGTGACGAAGGCTACATTGGACTTCTCTGTGATACTGCGTTGTCTAACCCAAACACG ATCGATGACATTTGTGCAGCACATGAAGACTGTGCAGAATGCCTCGCCTTTGCTAGTGGCCCTAAAGCAAGGACCTGCTCAGAAGCCACTTGTCCTCAGCTACTGTTTGATACAGAGCTGCCTGACG GTGTTATTGAAACTGACTGTCCTAATCGTAAAACGGACGACGATTGTGAATATTCGTTCTCGGTTCTGCTCAATAGAGACAACACAGTGTACGGGATTAGGCTCAAATCAG AAAAGAAGTGTCCAAAGTCATTTCCGTATCTATTCGTTATTTTGGGTTTGGTGATTGGTCTTCTTATTCTCTTTCTCATTCCTCTGATCATATGGAAATTGGTGACATGGTACTTG GACAATAAAGAGTATACCCAGTTTCAGAAAGATCAGAAAGAGGCACAGTGGAGCAAG ACTCAAAATCCTATTTATCAGCAGCCTGTGCAACGGAATGTCAATCCTGCATTTGGCAGAGGCGCAACACAATACACATAA
- the LOC134189319 gene encoding uncharacterized protein LOC134189319, which yields MASSQVSRSERCPVEGCSMLGSVRWLFDHIRHIHSPEDWSRDHITRYNLVQCPMCSHWFIRLNQHLPKCKSRSTTVSSSSQGSLHQSTSSSVSHISEHPGTLTGHRDVTPVPTIPDVPTSCGPNTSSQPCRPMDRESIGWSFIQSISTEELLKSLPPRTVQSIPSKLKSLFQDCCSIPLSQLALDSSDVKAWKLLLLIPKMILTPLGRSGKSHTSGIKARYKLFLEYRWEELLQIWQLSSETVNVKQVNNQRHARQSAIRLVKSGELSRAARILTSKGLAPASDETVAKLSLKHPTRDPNTPVPHSDTCNSMALPASVIINVIKKSPRGSGAGPSGWKFEHLRNLLDNAVTQDALVRVLSSIAEGNLPSLVTTWLSASRLIALPKSSGDVRPIAIGEVLRRVSAKAICHHLKSEFSAYFAPLQHGVSTPGGSELVTHHIQLLLESRPDWVLVKTDIKNAFNTIKRSSLHKEVLSKFPAILAHFEQMYGNSSPLVYVKGKETVIISSEEGVHQGDPLGPVLFALGIHPTITKIQADYPEIVVLAYLDDIFLLGNEGPVLDSFANLKLSLAEESGLLIADQKCQIYSPGSTEILAPFPRAVEGSVLLGTPIGRFDFVASQCIEFAKSGSLLCQEIVSLDDPQSSMLLLRHCHTTRMNHLTRTVPPSLLKPAATIHDSITHASFSHIIGVTNTSEAQWSQAILPIRKGGFGMTSVEKISPASFLAGWVHSSAILPKRFSYIWESSQSILDNLGATGQNLKEAKQHIDSLLAGTPSTLGGVCFTDLTDQPIKLQHRITDELSTTSLQHLLDQSQDQHQAARLRSIQGPGCGSWLEAAPSSDRLAFKPSEFRLAALLRLGCPMPFKSLAPICECGKEADDYGYHFLTCKHGGGPVWQHDSVVAGWCECLKEVGLHHRKEVRDRYTNNSNRPDIVVFDAGDGSNIDLDISLSHPWSCEAFPRSSSESGCAASRREEKKKAKYLKDLLPGGSTPNFAPLVFEHFGHWGNTATDYLNTLSLRSRDSDGKCNKAEFRSYWRKKLSVILQRCNAKVLLKKIDRLHLQSSSADIALDCELQSSIH from the coding sequence ATGGCCTCATCACAAGTGTCACGTAGCGAAAGATGCCCCGTCGAAGGTTGCTCGATGTTGGGATCGGTTCGTTGGCTATTTGATCACATTCGACACATTCATAGTCCTGAggattggtcacgtgatcatatCACTCGCTACAACTTGGTCCAATGTCCGATGTGTTCTCACTGGTTTATTAGACTAAACCAGCATTTACCCAAATGTAAGTCTCGCTCGACGACCGTCTCCAGTTCTAGCCAGGGTTCATTACATCAATCTACTTCGAGTTCGGTGTCTCATATCAGCGAACATCCGGGCACTCTGACAGGTCACCGTGACGTCACTCCTGTACCTACCATCCCGGATGTTCCTACTTCTTGCGGTCCAAACACATCCAGTCAACCTTGTCGCCCTATGGATCGTGAATCTATCGGCTGGAGCTTCATCCAATCAATATCTACGGAGGAATTGTTGAAGAGCCTACCACCTAGAACAGTCCAAAGCATCCCATCCAAGCTGAAGTCTCTTTTTCAAGACTGCTGTTCTATCCCACTTAGTCAACTTGCCTTAGATTCATCAGATGTCAAAGCTTGGAAATTGTTACTTCTTATTCCCAAGATGATTCTTACTCCACTTGGCAGATCTGGTAAATCCCATACAAGTGGTATCAAAGCAAGGTACAAACTTTTTCTGGAATATCGATGGGAAGAATTACTCCAGATTTGGCAACTATCGTCTGAGACAGTTAATGTTAAGCAGGTAAACAATCAACGTCATGCCCGGCAATCAGCCATTCGTCTTGTGAAAAGTGGcgagttgtcaagagctgctCGAATATTAACCAGCAAAGGCCTGGCACCTGCTAGTGATGAAACAGTGGCCAAACTATCTCTCAAACACCCTACACGAGATCCCAACACCCCTGTTCCACACTCTGATACCTGCAATTCAATGGCTTTGCCAGCTTCAGTCATTATCAACGTCATTAAAAAGTCCCCTCGAGGTTCTGGAGCAGGCCCTTCGGGCTGGAAGTTTGAACACCTCCGAAATCTTCTAGATAACGCTGTGACCCAGGACGCCTTAGTCAGAGTTCTCTCATCCATTGCTGAAGGAAATCTTCCAAGCCTTGTCACTACCTGGCTGTCTGCTTCCCGATTGATTGCCTTGCCCAAAAGCAGTGGTGATGTTCGACCTATAGCCATTGGCGAGGTTCTCCGCCGAGTCTCAGCTAAGGCTATCTGTCATCACTTGAAATCTGAGTTCTCTGCCTACTTTGCTCCCTTGCAGCATGGGGTTTCAACTCCTGGTGGCTCTGAGTTGGTAACACACCATATTCAATTACTTCTGGAAAGCAGACCGGATTGGGTGCTCGTTAAAACTGACATAAAGAATGCCTTTAACACCATCAAGAGGTCTTCTTTGCACAAGGAAGTTTTATCAAAATTTCCAGCCATCTTGGCCCATTTTGAGCAAATGTATGGAAATTCCAGCCCTCTCGTGTATGTCAAGGGAAAGGAAACGGTGATCATATCTTCTGAAGAAGGTGTGCACCAAGGTGACCCCCTGGGGCCTGTCCTATTTGCCTTAGGAATTCACCCTACAAtcaccaaaattcaagctgacTACCCGGAAATAGTAGTCTTAGCCTACCTGGATGACATCTTTTTGCTCGGCAATGAGGGGCCTGTACTTGATTCCTTTGCTAATCTGAAGCTTTCATTGGCTGAAGAATCTGGTTTACTGATTGCTGATCAAAAGTGTCAAATCTACTCTCCAGGGTCCACTGAAATTTTGGCTCCTTTTCCCAGAGCCGTGGAAGGATCTGTGTTACTGGGGACACCCATTGGGAGATTCGACTTTGTTGCATCACAGTGCATCGAGTTCGCCAAGTCAGGCAGCTTGCTTTGCCAAGAGATTGTGTCGCTGGATGACCCTCAGAGCTCCATGCTCCTTTTGAGGCACTGCCACACAACTCGCATGAATCATTTGACAAGAACAGTTCCTCCTTCCTTACTCAAGCCTGCGGCAACCATCCATGATAGCATAACGCATGCGTCCTTTAGTCACATCATAGGTGTCACCAATACATCTGAGGCTCAATGGTCGCAAGCCATCCTGCCCATAAGAAAAGGGGGATTCGGAATGACTTCAGTCGAAAAAATTTCACCTGCATCTTTCCTAGCAGGTTGGGTACACTCATCAGCAATACTGCCGAAAAGATTCTCATATATCTGGGAAAGCTCACAGTCAATATTAGACAATCTGGGCGCAACTGGACAGAATCTAAAAGAAGCTAAGCAGCATATCGATTCTCTCTTGGCGGGCACGCCAAGCACCCTTGGAGGGGTTTGCTTCACTGACTTAACCGATCAGCCCATCAAGCTACAACATCGCATCACGGACGAGTTATCTACAACTAGTCTTCAACACCTTCTGGATCAATCTCAGGATCAACATCAGGCTGCTCGTCTAAGGTCGAttcaaggtcctggatgtggCTCATGGCTAGAGGCAGCACCTTCCTCAGATAGGCTTGCATTTAAGCCTTCCGAATTTCGGTTAGCGGCTCTTCTGAGGCTGGGATGCCCAATGCCCTTCAAGTCCCTGGCACCTATTTGTGAGTGTGGGAAAGAAGCAGATGATTATGGATACCATTTCTTGACCTGCAAACACGGGGGTGGACCTGTATGGCAACATGACAGTGTCGTAGCAGGCTGGTGCGAGTGCCTCAAGGAGGTGGGTCTTCACCACAGAAAAGAAGTGCGAGACaggtacacaaacaatagtaaTCGACCGGACATTGTGGTTTTCGATGCTGGAGATGGTTCTAACATTGACCTTGATATTTCACTCTCCCACCCTTGGAGCTGCGAAGCTTTTCCCAGGTCGAGTAGTGAAAGTGGATGTGCTGCatccagaagagaagaaaagaagaaggcCAAATACTTAAAAGATCTTTTACCTGGAGGTTCCACCCCTAACTTTGCGCcgttagtctttgaacatttcggTCACTGGGGGAATACTGCGACAGACTACCTGAACACTTTGTCATTGCGATCAAGGGACAGCGACGGAAAATGCAACAAGGCTGAATTCCGTTCCTACTGGAGAAAAAAATTGAGTGTAATcctacagagatgcaatgctaaagtcttgctgaagaagattgacagacttCATTTACAAAGTTCTAGTGCTGATATAGCTTTAGACTGCGAACTTCAAAGTAGCATTCATTAG
- the LOC134188633 gene encoding uncharacterized protein LOC134188633 encodes MSVSQSVSQSVSQSVHQGDPLGPVLFALGIHPTITKIQADYPEIVVLAYLDDIFLLGNEGPVLDSFANLKLSLAEESGLLIADQKCQIYSPGSTEILAPFPRAVEGSVLLGTPIGRFDFVASQCIEFAKSGSLLCQEIVSLDDPQSSMLLLRHCHTTRMNHLTRTVPPSLLKPAATIHDSITHASFSHIIGVTNTSEAQWSQAILPIRKGGFGMTSVEKISPASFLAGWVHSSAILPKRFSYIWESSQSILDNLGATGQNLKEAKQHIDSLLAGTPSTLGGVCFTDLTDQPIKLQHRITDELSTTSLQHLLDQSQDQHQAARLRSIQGPGCGSWLEAAPSSDRLAFKPSEFRLAALLRLGCPMPFKSLAPICECGKEADDYGYHFLTCKHGGGPVWQHDSVVAGWCECLKEVGLHHRKEVRDRYTNNSNRPDIVVFDAGDGSNIDLDISLSHPWSCEAFPRSSSESGCAASRREEKKKAKYLKDLLPGGSTPNFAPLVFEHFGHWGNTATDYLNTLSLRSRDSDGKCNKAEFRSYWRKKLSVILQRCNAKVLLKKIDRLHLQSSSADIALDCELQSSIH; translated from the coding sequence atgtcagtcagtcagtcagtcagtcagtcagtcagtcagtcagtgcaCCAAGGTGACCCCCTGGGGCCTGTCCTATTTGCCTTAGGAATTCACCCTACAAtcaccaaaattcaagctgacTACCCGGAAATAGTAGTCTTAGCCTACCTGGATGACATCTTTTTGCTCGGCAATGAGGGGCCTGTACTTGATTCCTTTGCTAATCTGAAGCTTTCATTGGCTGAAGAATCTGGTTTACTGATTGCTGATCAAAAGTGTCAAATCTACTCTCCAGGGTCCACTGAAATTTTGGCTCCTTTTCCCAGAGCCGTGGAAGGATCTGTGTTACTGGGGACACCCATTGGGAGATTCGACTTTGTTGCATCACAGTGCATCGAGTTCGCCAAGTCAGGCAGCTTGCTTTGCCAAGAGATTGTGTCGCTGGATGACCCTCAGAGCTCCATGCTCCTTTTGAGGCACTGCCACACAACTCGCATGAATCATTTGACAAGAACAGTTCCTCCTTCCTTACTCAAGCCTGCGGCAACCATCCATGATAGCATAACGCATGCGTCCTTTAGTCACATCATAGGTGTCACCAATACATCTGAGGCTCAATGGTCGCAAGCCATCCTGCCCATAAGAAAAGGGGGATTCGGAATGACTTCAGTCGAAAAAATTTCACCTGCATCTTTCCTAGCAGGTTGGGTACACTCATCAGCAATACTGCCGAAAAGATTCTCATATATCTGGGAAAGCTCACAGTCAATATTAGACAATCTGGGCGCAACTGGACAGAATCTAAAAGAAGCTAAGCAGCATATCGATTCTCTCTTGGCGGGCACGCCAAGCACCCTTGGAGGGGTTTGCTTCACTGACTTAACCGATCAGCCCATCAAGCTACAACATCGCATCACGGACGAGTTATCTACAACTAGTCTTCAACACCTTCTGGATCAATCTCAGGATCAACATCAGGCTGCTCGTCTAAGGTCGAttcaaggtcctggatgtggCTCATGGCTAGAGGCAGCACCTTCCTCAGATAGGCTTGCATTTAAGCCTTCCGAATTTCGGTTAGCGGCTCTTCTGAGGCTGGGATGCCCAATGCCCTTCAAGTCCCTGGCACCTATTTGTGAGTGTGGGAAAGAAGCAGATGATTATGGATACCATTTCTTGACCTGCAAACACGGGGGTGGACCTGTATGGCAACATGACAGTGTCGTAGCAGGCTGGTGCGAGTGCCTCAAGGAGGTGGGTCTTCACCACAGAAAAGAAGTGCGAGACaggtacacaaacaatagtaaTCGACCGGACATTGTGGTTTTCGATGCTGGAGATGGTTCTAACATTGACCTTGATATTTCACTCTCCCACCCTTGGAGCTGCGAAGCTTTTCCCAGGTCGAGTAGTGAAAGTGGATGTGCTGCatccagaagagaagaaaagaagaaggcCAAATACTTAAAAGATCTTTTACCTGGAGGTTCCACCCCTAACTTTGCGCcgttagtctttgaacatttcggTCACTGGGGGAATACTGCGACAGACTACCTGAACACTTTGTCATTGCGATCAAGGGACAGCGACGGAAAATGCAACAAGGCTGAATTCCGTTCCTACTGGAGAAAAAAATTGAGTGTAATcctacagagatgcaatgctaaagtcttgctgaagaagattgacagacttCATTTACAAAGTTCTAGTGCTGATATAGCTTTAGACTGCGAACTTCAAAGTAGCATTCATTAG